A single genomic interval of Anopheles marshallii chromosome 2, idAnoMarsDA_429_01, whole genome shotgun sequence harbors:
- the LOC128709662 gene encoding uncharacterized protein LOC128709662: protein MKSLRLRVIPLYALLFSFILLTSVITANASPDVQECPANRVLSQRSKRWLLSYPINGGFAKMVLGFLSPIRFHHTLPRSCNLSINMQAVYRILPNIIFPRPETIFKNRANSEYTDTSRKQFYELVERMLTTWNRNGRSCLLRTICEVAETSLRHNGLIGELFEVIFTPHETDQLDSAYTMARKYGANGVDCMRMYAECPLGHGLLDTISAIQM from the exons ATGAAAAGTCTTCGATTGCGTGTAATACCACTGTACGCGCTACTTTTCTCGTTTATTCTACTGACGTCCGTCATTACCGCCAATGCATCACCCGATGTGCAAGAGTGTCCTGCGAATCGTGTGCTGTCCCAACGCTCCAAGCGCTGGCTCTTGAGCTACCCCATCAATGGTGGGTTCGCAAAGATGGTGCTTGGCTTTCTTTCCCCGATTCGATTCCACCACACACTGCCACGAAGCTGTAATTTGTCGATCAACATGCAGGCCGTCTATCGCATCCTGCCCAACATCATTTTCCCTCGGCCGGAAACAATATTCAAAAATCGAGCCAATAGTGAGTATACCGACACCAGCCGGAAGCAGTTTTACGAGCTGGTGGAGCGAATGCTGACGACCTGGAACCGTAACGGCCGCAGCTGTTTGTTGCGTACGATCTGCGAGGTTGCCGAAACGTCGTTGCGACACAATGGATTGATTGGAGAACTGTTTGAAGTTATCTTCAC ACCTCACGAGACGGATCAGCTAGACAGTGCATATACAATGGCACGCAAATACGGTGCGAATGGTGTGGATTGCATGAGAATGTACGCCGAATGTCCCCTAGGACATGGTTTGCTCGATACTATCAGTGCAATTCAAATGTAA
- the LOC128709658 gene encoding uncharacterized protein LOC128709658 codes for MFHPIGQIRVCVFITLVLPWYLAAAALDGYKPVDIDNATTVPLERVKRLISFPINGGVAKVVLGFLAPVRFHHSLPRGLNCGINMQANYAINPDIIFPRPESIFRNRDLDQYEDRDSRQRLYSTLETVLKMMLGTKRRARDCLLRTVCEVADTPLHHNGLVGELLDVILTPQESDALPVEFLMARRYGANGVNCLKLYASCPWGMGLLDRVSTIGLQDLML; via the exons ATGTTTCACCCAATCGGCCAGATTCGCGTGTGTGTCTTCATTACGCTGGTGCTGCCGTGGTATCTTGCAGCGGCGGCGCTCGATGGGTACAAACCGGTAGACATCGACAACGCCACCACCGTACCGCTGGAACGTGTCAAGCGATTGATAAGCTTCCCGATCAATGGCGGTGTAGCGAAGGTGGTGCTAGGCTTCCTGGCTCCGGTTCGCTTCCACCATTCGCTTCCGCGCGGTCTCAACTGTGGCATTAATATGCAGGCGAACTATGCGATCAATCCGGACATAATATTTCCCCGACCGGAGTCCATTTTTCGCAACCGCGACCTGGACCAATATGAAGATCGCGACAGTCGCCAACGGTTGTACAGCACGCTGGAAACGGTTCTAAAGATGATGCTTGGGACGAAGCGCAGAGCACGCGACTGTTTGCTACGCACGGTGTGTGAAGTGGCCGATACACCGCTGCACCATAATGGACTAGTGGGGGAGCTATTGGACGTGATATTGAC acCACAAGAATCGGATGCACTACCGGTGGAGTTCCTGATGGCACGCCGGTACGGAGCAAATGGAGTCAATTGTTTGAAGCTGTACGCTTCCTGTCCATGGGGCATGGGATTGCTCGATCGCGTTTCGACgattggtttgcaagatttaATGTTGTGA
- the LOC128719869 gene encoding proclotting enzyme-like, giving the protein MNSTVQVMLKLILVVSTVYGLSIVRDQDERESVMSLSDVDQSLVKEDPAVDGVRYRKVHRATYANRKQQRESKHLDLNELARKRRATEGNAQAASKGKECRTRAGEKGYCTRFQNCKGPELKDNVWSVLQHLCIVEGMNVGICCPDVVQDGNGPEFSLRLPATADSYDDVDGLGDGPMGRDAIVRPEERGCGLSTKQLSKISGGRPAESNEWPWMVALVMSKASFCGGALITDRHVLTAAHCVMKLKLNQFIVRLGEYDFKQFNETRYRDFRVAEIRAHADFDQVSYENDIAMLKLIQPSFFNSYIWPICMPPLDDAWSGYQAVVTGWGTQFFGGPHSPVLMEVKIPIWSNQECQEVYVNRIYNTTMCAGEYDGGKDSCQGDSGGPLMIQLPNRRWAVVGVVSWGIRCGEPNHPGIYTRVSSYVRWIIENAVF; this is encoded by the exons ATGAATTCAACTGTGCAGGTGATGCTGAAGCTGATACTAGTTGTTTCGACCGTGTACGGACTCAGTATTGTCCGTGATCAGGATGAGCGTGAAAGCGTGATGAGTTTAAGTGACGTTGATCAGTCTCTAGTGAAGGAGGATCCCGCTGTGGACGGAGTTCGCTATCGGAAAGTACATCGAGCTACGTATGCCAATCGGAAGCAACAACGTGAGAGTAAACATTTGGATCTAAATGAGCTTGCACGCAAAAGACGAGCCACGGAGGGAAACGCTCAA GCTGCTTCCAAGGGCAAGGAATGTCGCACACGGGCCGGAGAGAAAGGCTACTGCACACGCTTCCAAAATTGCAAGGGCCCCGAGCTGAAGGACAACGTGTGGTCCGTCCTGCAGCATCTATGCATAGTCGAGGGCATGAATGTTGGTATCTGCTGCCCGGACGTGGTACAGGATGGTAATGGGCCCGAGTTCTCCCTCCGCCTGCCGGCCACAGCCGATTCGTACGACGATGTCGATGGCCTGGGAGATGGACCGATGGGACGGGACGCCATCGTACGACCGGAAGAGCGCGGCTGCGGGCTGTCAACGAAACAGCTGTCCAAAATTTCCGGCGGACGTCCAGCGGAATCGAATGAATGGCCCTGGATGGTGGCGCTGGTCATGTCGAAGGCTTCGTTCTGCGGTGGTGCACTCATCACGGACCGACACGTGCTCACGGCGGCCCATTGTGTGATGAAGCTGAAGCTGAACCAGTTCATCGTACGGCTCGGCGAGTACGACTTCAAGCAGTTCAATGAGACGCGCTACCGGGACTTCCGCGTGGCGGAGATCCGTGCCCATGCCGACTTTGACCAGGTCAGTTACGAGAATGATATAGCGATGTTGAAGCTGATACAACCATCGTTCTTCAACTCGTACATCTGGCCCATCTGTATGCCACCGCTCGATGACGCCTGGAGCGGGTATCAGGCGGTCGTAACCGGTTGGGGCACCCAGTTCTTTGGTGGTCCGCATTCGCCCGTGCTAATGGAGGTGAAAATACCGATCTGGTCGAACCAGGAATGCCAGGAGGTGTACGTGAACCGCATCTACAATACGACGATGTGTGCGGGAGAATATGATGGCGGAAAGGACTCGTGTCAGGGTGACAGTGGTGGACCGCTGATGATACAGCTGCCCAACCGACGATGGGCGGTCGTTGGTGTCGTGTCCTGGGGTATCCGGTGCGGGGAACCTAATCATCCAGGTATTTACACCCGGGTTAGTTCGTACGTACGGTGGATCATCGAGAATGCTGTATTCTAA